GAATGAGTTTCGTTTTGCTCTTCAATCCAGAGAACTTATCGAAAGTTTTAAGATAAAATATCAGTCTTACAATTGTCTTCTCGTGGATGATATTCAACTTCTTTCCACAAACGCGGAAAAAACGCAGGATGAATTTTTCGCGCTGTTTAATTTTCTTTTCGAAAGAAAAAGACAGATTGTAATCGCATCGGACCGTCCAAGTTCCGAACTTACAATTCATGAAAGATTGAAATCCAGATTTGTCACGGGTGTTCAAGCCGACATCCAATATCCCAACAAAGAGATTCGGAAAGGAATTGTAACGTCTCATTCTAAAATTATGGATCTTGGTTTAAGCGAAGATATATTAGATTTTTTAGCGGATCAGATCGAAGAAGACACGAGACTTTTACTTGGCGCGCTCAACGACATCTACTTATATAAAAAATCCTATTCGCTTCTTTTTTTGAACTTAGATAAGGTAAAGGAAATTGTAAAAAACCGTCTTTATCGCAAAAAGAATGTGGAATTTTCGCATGATCGAATCATTGAATCCGTCGCTAAAGAATTCAATCTGAATGCCGCCGAGATTATGGGAAAAAGCAGAAAGAAAGAATTAATCATTCCACGTCATATTTGTTTCTATTTGCTACACAATGTTTTTAACGTAAATAAATCTCAAGTCGGAAGACTTTTTCAAACTCAACATACAACAGTAATTCATGGACTTCGAAAAACCGAAGAACTTCTTTCTAACAACAAGGAAATACGTTTTCTAGTGGAGCGAATTAGTTCGAAATACAAGCTCCAATAAATTTTTACTTTCAGGTAAATTCGGTATTTCGTTTTCTTAGAGTTTATTTCCAAAAATTTTATTTTGAAATGCACTTTCGTAAGATCGTGAATCATTTTCAAAATGCAATTATAGCAAAATATTTTCAATTTTATAGTCCGCCTCAAGGCCTCAAAAAAATATCTCTAATTTAAACGATCCAGTAAATTGTAAGTTCCTATAGATTGTGTCGCGTTGATGGTTTAATATCACTTTTGCAGAATTTTTCTCGTGGTTTAAAATTGCAGTAGTTCCTAGATTTTGAAGTTTTTAGACAAGCTTTGGTTGTAATGAGGAATTAAAACTTTTCCTAAGCGTTTTTTAGAAACACTTATTGAGCAATTCAAGCAAAGATATTTAGGAAATAGAAAGAAAATTTCAGCGTAGATTTGATATGTATATAACTTGTTAATAAAGTATAAATTTAATATCTAAAAAGTTAAATAAATTTGTAAATAAGACATAATACAAAATTACTGTCGCTTTTAATTCGAAAATTGACTAAGAATTATGTCGGAAAACAAAATTCTCTTTTCAAAAAAAATGAGACATATTTCAGTATTCTTTAGGAATACAATTTTATGTACATATTTACAGGTACTACTCCTACAACTGTACAATAATAAAAAACCTATTTAACTAAGAAAGAAATTAGGAGAAACAAATTGAAAATTAAAGTTAATACATCGGATTTCTTGAAAGCAATTCATGCAGTCGAAGGCGTAATCTCTGCGAGAGAAATCAAATCTATATTATCGAATCTTAAAATAGAAGCCGAAGAAAAGGAAGTATTTCTTTCGGCTACCGATCTTGAAATTTCCATTAAAACATCACTGCCTGCGGAAGTAATCCAAGCCGGAAGTATTTCTTTACCCGCCAAACAGCTTTCCAATTTTTTTAAAACGATTCATTTCGAAGAAACTATTTTGTCTTTGGAGGAATCCGACGGAGATTCTTCCGTCGTTTATATCACCGACGCTTCCGGCAAAAATGACTATAAGTCTAAGATCAGCGGAATGGACGCCGAAGAAATTAAAACGATCTCTAAAGTGAATTCTTCTCAAATATCTTCTTTTCCAAGTACTTTGATAAACGACATGATCCGTAAAACTTCCTACGCTATTGCGCACGAAGATCAAAGATTTATTTTTAACGGTCTTTACATGATTCCTGACGGAAATAAATTGATTTTTGTTGGAACGGATGGGAGAAGACTCTGCAAGATTGAAAGAACTCTTCCGTCTCCTTTACAATTTAAGGATTCCATAATTGTTCCCGCAAAGGCGATCCGAGAAATCTCCAAGATGATCGCAACTTCAGAAACTGGTAATCTCGGTTTGATCGATAGTCAGATCTATGCGTCTGCAAATAACATAGAACTTTTATGTAAATTGATCGAAGGAAATTTTCCAAACTACGAACAAGTCATTCCGAAGACCACTAAATTTTCCACAACAATCTCCAAGGAAGAATTCCAAGTATCCCTCAGACAAGTTTTAACTGCGGCGGAAGAACCTTCCAGACAGGTAAGACTCACATTCAGCAAAAACAATTTGAACTTATTTGCTCAAACTCTTGGCGCTTCCGAAGCGAATATCAATAGGCCGATCGAATATTCCGGAGACGAAATTGCAATCGCGTTCAAAGGGGAATATCTCATGGATGTTTTTAGATCGATCGACGATAACGAAGTTAAGATCGAGTTTTCCGATGCGAGCTCTCCGGTTATTTTCAAGGATCCGTCCGATCCTGAATTTATCTCCGTGATCATGCCGATGAAACTGTAATGTTCTTAAAACATCTCACTCTTCAGAATTTTAGAAGTCACGAAGAACTGAGCCTGGATTTCGATTCCAGGCTTATTTTTTTTGTGGGCGATAATGGGGAAGGAAAAACGAATCTTCTCGAAGCCATTTGTATGTTATCTTGGCTGAAAAGTTTTCGAGAGTCCGAGGACTCGAATTTGATTCGATGGGGTTCTGAAAATTATTTCCTAAGAGGGAAAATTAAAGAAAATCAAAAAGAATCTGTATTGGAAATCGGATTTACCGCAAAACCCACAGTCAAAAGAAAATTAAAATTCAATCAAGAAGAAGTAAAAAAAAGAACGGATCTAATCGGCAAATTCATCACCGTTTTATTAACTCCCATGGATTTAAAAATCATAGAGGACGGTCCGGCGGAAAGGAGAAAATTTATAGACGCGTTTATTTCCTCCTTCGACCCGTTTTATCTCGAATGTTTACTGGAATATAATAAAATCTTAAAGCATAGGAACGCCCTTTTAAAAACCGGTATTTCCGACGCCTCTCATCTGTCAATTTGGGACAGAAAGCTCGTCGAAAAGGGAGTTCTAATTCTTAATAAAAGAAGAGAAATTGTTTTTGGATTAAATTCTTTCTATCAACCGAATTTAAATAAATTGAGCGGCGGGAAGGATGAACTTGAAATGATTTACAGACCGAATGTGAAAGACGAAGATGAATTTGTGGAAAAACTCGGCCGGAATTTAGGAAAAGATTTAAGACTCGGTTATACTTCTGTGGGAATTCACAGGGATGATCTTTTTATCGGAGCTGATAAACGTGATATTACCGAATTTGGGTCACAAGGTCAGAAAAGAAGCACGGTGATCGCTTTGAAGGCCGCGACTTTTAATTACTATAGAAATGTTTTAGATACTATGCCCGTTTTATTGATTGATGATGTAATTCGGGAATTAGATGTTAAACGAAGAGAATATTTTGTGGACTTAGTCATAAACGCAGGACAGGCTTTTTTTACGACAACGGACTTGGAAGGAATTCAGGATTATGTCGGTAAACTTGAGGATCAAAAGCAAATTTTTCTAATTCAACAAGGAAATGTCCGGTTTGTAAAATGAAAGAAGATTTGATTCCATCTAAAAAAATCGAAACCTCCGAATTCAATGTTGTATTGAATCAAATGGGAATCACGGAAGAGAATCTGCAAGAAAGAATTTTTGTCCACACGCTTAGAAATCGTTGGAAAGAAATCGTAGGCCCCGTATTTGCCTCTCATTCGGAAGTAGACTCAATTCGATTTGGTAGACTTCGAATTCTCGTTTCTCATAACGCTTATAAACAAGAATTACTCTTTTTACAAAACCGAATCATTCGAGAGTCTGTGCGATTTATAGGAAAAGGAATCGTTCGTTCAATTGAAATTTCAATCGGTAAACTAACAGCATTTCATTCTCCCATATTACCTGAGACTAAGGAAAAAAATGGCCTAGAAGGGAAAGAAGACTTAATCGCCATTCTTGAAAAGGAAACGGACATCGAGATTAAAAAACGTTATTTAGAGATTCTTCAATATCTTTGATAAGCTGATGAATTTCCTTGCCTCCCTACGGTTTTCAGGAAAACTATTCCTGAGGTCCGAAAAAAATGAGTCAAAAAGAAACAAGCTATAATGCTGGTCAGATCAAAATTTTAGAGGGTCTGGAAGCTGTTAGAAAACGTCCCGGGATGTACATCGGAACCCAGGATGAGACCGGACTTCACAAAATGGTCTATGAGGTGGTTGATAACTCCGTAGACGAAGCAATGGCCGGTCATTGCACCGAAATTAGAATTAGTATTTTGCCTAATAATATCATTGAAGTTAAAGACAACGGTCGGGGGATTCCGGTCGATATTCATCCCGATAAAAAAATTTCTACAATCGAAGTCGTAATGACCATTCTTCATGCGGGTGGTAAATTCGAAAACGACGCTTATAAAGTTTCAGGAGGTCTCCACGGCGTAGGGGTTTCCGTAGTAAACGCACTTTCCGAATATCTCGAAGTCGAAGTTCATCAGAAAGGAAAGATTTATACTCAAAAATACGAGAAAGGGATTCCGGTTTCTTCGGTAGAAATCAAGGGGGATTCTTCGGAAAGAGGAACCATCGTTCGGTTTAAACCGGATGCTACTATTTTTACCACAGTAGACTTTCAGTTCGACATTCTTTCCGCTCGATTTAGAGAATTAGCTTTTTTGAATAAAGGTCTTGTGTTGATCGTTGAAGACCGTAGGAGAGGGTCGGAAGGGGAAAATCTTCTTCGAAATGAATTTCAATTTTCCGGGGGAATCGTTTCTTTCGTCGAGCATATCAACGAAAATAAACATCCCATGCATAAGGTGATTCACTTCGAACGGAATAAAGACGACGTTTTGGCGGAAATTTCGATTCAATATTCGGAAACTTATACGGAGAACATCTTTTGTTTTACGAACAACATCAATAACAACTTAGGCGGAACCCATTTGGAAGGATTTCGTGCGGCTCTTACAAGAACCTTAAACGACTTTTTGAAAAAAGATACGACCCTTTCTAAAAAACACCCGACAGGCCTTTCCGGAGAAGATGTAAAAGAAGGATTAACCGCGGTTATCTCAATCAAAATTCCTCAACCTCAGTTCAATTCTCAAACAAAAGAAAAATTGGTAAACGCAGAAATCAAAGGAATTATGCAAACCTTAAGTTCGGAAGGTCTGACTTTATTCTTTGAGGAAAATCCGAGTATCACTAAAAAGATATTAGAAAAA
The nucleotide sequence above comes from Leptospira weilii. Encoded proteins:
- the dnaN gene encoding DNA polymerase III subunit beta; the protein is MKIKVNTSDFLKAIHAVEGVISAREIKSILSNLKIEAEEKEVFLSATDLEISIKTSLPAEVIQAGSISLPAKQLSNFFKTIHFEETILSLEESDGDSSVVYITDASGKNDYKSKISGMDAEEIKTISKVNSSQISSFPSTLINDMIRKTSYAIAHEDQRFIFNGLYMIPDGNKLIFVGTDGRRLCKIERTLPSPLQFKDSIIVPAKAIREISKMIATSETGNLGLIDSQIYASANNIELLCKLIEGNFPNYEQVIPKTTKFSTTISKEEFQVSLRQVLTAAEEPSRQVRLTFSKNNLNLFAQTLGASEANINRPIEYSGDEIAIAFKGEYLMDVFRSIDDNEVKIEFSDASSPVIFKDPSDPEFISVIMPMKL
- the gyrB gene encoding DNA topoisomerase (ATP-hydrolyzing) subunit B; translated protein: MSQKETSYNAGQIKILEGLEAVRKRPGMYIGTQDETGLHKMVYEVVDNSVDEAMAGHCTEIRISILPNNIIEVKDNGRGIPVDIHPDKKISTIEVVMTILHAGGKFENDAYKVSGGLHGVGVSVVNALSEYLEVEVHQKGKIYTQKYEKGIPVSSVEIKGDSSERGTIVRFKPDATIFTTVDFQFDILSARFRELAFLNKGLVLIVEDRRRGSEGENLLRNEFQFSGGIVSFVEHINENKHPMHKVIHFERNKDDVLAEISIQYSETYTENIFCFTNNINNNLGGTHLEGFRAALTRTLNDFLKKDTTLSKKHPTGLSGEDVKEGLTAVISIKIPQPQFNSQTKEKLVNAEIKGIMQTLSSEGLTLFFEENPSITKKILEKCILSAKAREAARKARDLTRRKTVLEGGGLPGKLADCSEKDPAFSELYLVEGDSAGGSAKQGRDRNTQAILPLKGKILNVEKARLDKILSSEEIRVLVSALGTGIGEDEFNIDKIRYHKIMIMTDADIDGSHIRTLLLTFFFRYMRPVIEKGYLYVAQPPLYLIKHGKNSTYAYSDKEKEELLKNVGTEKVVIQRYKGLGEMNPEQLWETTMDPSNRVVLKVKLDDFVEAEETFNILMGDEVQPRKQFIEINAAKVANLDL
- a CDS encoding DUF721 domain-containing protein; the encoded protein is MKEDLIPSKKIETSEFNVVLNQMGITEENLQERIFVHTLRNRWKEIVGPVFASHSEVDSIRFGRLRILVSHNAYKQELLFLQNRIIRESVRFIGKGIVRSIEISIGKLTAFHSPILPETKEKNGLEGKEDLIAILEKETDIEIKKRYLEILQYL
- the recF gene encoding DNA replication/repair protein RecF (All proteins in this family for which functions are known are DNA-binding proteins that assist the filamentation of RecA onto DNA for the initiation of recombination or recombinational repair.); this translates as MFLKHLTLQNFRSHEELSLDFDSRLIFFVGDNGEGKTNLLEAICMLSWLKSFRESEDSNLIRWGSENYFLRGKIKENQKESVLEIGFTAKPTVKRKLKFNQEEVKKRTDLIGKFITVLLTPMDLKIIEDGPAERRKFIDAFISSFDPFYLECLLEYNKILKHRNALLKTGISDASHLSIWDRKLVEKGVLILNKRREIVFGLNSFYQPNLNKLSGGKDELEMIYRPNVKDEDEFVEKLGRNLGKDLRLGYTSVGIHRDDLFIGADKRDITEFGSQGQKRSTVIALKAATFNYYRNVLDTMPVLLIDDVIRELDVKRREYFVDLVINAGQAFFTTTDLEGIQDYVGKLEDQKQIFLIQQGNVRFVK